In Phragmites australis chromosome 24, lpPhrAust1.1, whole genome shotgun sequence, the following are encoded in one genomic region:
- the LOC133907842 gene encoding protein PHYTOCHROME-DEPENDENT LATE-FLOWERING-like — protein sequence MGISFKLSKVGVRVHPAARSESAAPAQAAEADKPAAGENEGSLSEATRKDDFIERANDVNGIKILPACSKEISPEHEVSFTFSLYDRGYLISKSAAMDSSQNSIQDGKTLHPYDRASEKLFSAIEAGRLPGDILDEIPSKYYNGSVVCEIRDYRKHVSNQVPASSTELGLPVVNKVRLRMTFENVVKDITLLSDDSWSYRDFVEAEARIVRALQPELCLDPTPKLDRLCQDPVPIKLNLGIGKKRRLRQNPEVVVTSCNMSHGKKVCIDRLCENTKADETGITGGNAAHQVVDQISIQNISGASQLLRQNNSSQDAARMLLSQSGIQHISYSAAGNDRVAGPPANFTGINSSISSPRNMMAYNDAVTANGLLSVKREMQDAPLQDPKRIKQTGGTDDVQQQQQMQWKNQQLHPQLDVKGMQYSSSLSGQRYPSPMMNNMQDSGASFYFNQQGLRYVAKQEQMDGSDRSKDALQSMAPESSVLDQQQSQAQHLSQQSTARNNALNMAQWQNTRFSAEKDLKKEEIIQRRKLATSSCAPSGTIVQSPVSSKSGEISSSSMGGQFGSAVTSAVIGVQKDKFAANSSAAVGYPSVASSPSDSMHRIQQPAVAPSKRKTSSVPKTQPPVSGVGSPASVSNIHPVLNASSPSIGTTPTGDQAILDKFAKIDALSHRYQLHSKKNKVDKIPQRKHRINASQDVASCLSSCFHTEDYIDTIRPLCNSMISGTINTCKTRIINFVGTNRMYQGHARPFRVIFKEMPDDSVRMQYGDLEDFDGPNSHDCVFILPTKYYADLLGEQLLPLMLQDGHSKADDQVVRGTPPGNLSTLSGILPDNLASDVKQEGGISQQLNVAAHANMAPGTPMQQLPGNRMLSPANNNQVLAMQQGYVQGATMPPRSQQLDQNLVQQPPPQQQQQAQQQQNAQAQQQQQPSSLPLNQMQRPQLLPTSPLSQMLGPGSNLPMGSSQMGNNKAAPTSLQLQMQQQQPMSRKVMMGLGSAMNVGNMVNNVVGLGGLGNVMGMGNVRPISSPMGSMSGLGNSSNLMNLGMASNLAGLRPGISHAAIAKMRLAQQRAAGMYPQAGMVGMPGSSSPIIPSSAGLSMMGHPLNRSNLSTLQRAMMSNMAPPKMPGSNFQLNPQQQMQLQQQLQQNPQQQLQQQQHQQQLQQQQQQMQQLQQQQLQQLQQQQQQQQQQQQQIGSPLQQAQVGSPAGSQQSLMMQQQQISPQQMGQHTAMSPQLNSGTLQQMNNNLANPAATPGLPPSPQLSSQTHGSVNSIANSPMEQLQGANKGGPASM from the exons ATGGGGATCTCGTTCAAGCTATCGAAGGTCGGTGTTCGCGTGCACCCGGCCGCGCGCTCGGAGtccgcggcgccggcgcaggcggcggaggcggataAGCCGGCCGCGGGGGAGAATGAGGGGTCCCTTTCCGAGGCGACGCGCAAG GATGACTTTATTGAGAGAGCAAATGATGTCAATGGCATCAAAATTTTACCAGCGTGCTCCAAGGAAATTTCTCCAG AGCACGAGGTTTCTTTCACCTTCAGCCTCTATGACAGAGGTTATCTCATTTCAAAGTCAGCAGCA ATGGATTCTAGCCAGAACTCAATTCAGGATGGCAAAACACTGCATCCCTATGATAGAGCATCTGAAAAGTTATTCTCT GCTATTGAAGCTGGAAGGCTGCCTGGTGATATTCTTGATGAGATACCAAGCAAGTACTATAATGGATCAGTTGTTTGTGAG ATACGTGACTACCGAAAGCATGTATCCAATCAAGTGCCTGCATCATCTACTGAGCTAGGACTACCTGTCGTGAATAAAGTACGTCTGCGAATGACCTTTGAGAATGTTGTAAAGGACATTACACTGCTATCAGATGATTCCTGGAGTTACAGGGATTTTGTG GAAGCTGAGGCACGTATTGTCAGAGCCCTACAACCAGAACTTTGCTTAGACCCTACTCCTAAATTGGACCGGCTTTGTCAGGATCCTGTTCCTATTAAG TTGAACCTTGGTATTGGAAAAAAGAGGAGGCTGAGGCAAAATCCTGAAGTTGTTGTCACATCCTGCAACATGTCTCATGGTAAAAAGGTGTGCATTGATAGGTTGTGTGAAAATACCAAAGCAGATGAGACAGGCATCACTGGTGGTAATGCAGCTCACCAGGTTGTTGATCAGATTTCCATCCAAAATATTTCAGGTGCTTCTCAGCTGCTTAGACAAAATAATTCTTCACAAGATGCTGCCAGAATGCTGTTGTCCCAATCTGGTATACAACATATCAGTTATTCTGCTGCTGGTAATGATCGTGTGGCAGGACCTCCTGCCAATTTTACTGGAATCAATTCCAGCATTTCGTCTCCTCGGAACATGATGGCTTACAATGACGCTGTCACTGCCAATGGCCTTCTATCTGTGAAGAGGGAAATGCAAGATGCTCCGCTGCAAGATCCTAAGAGAATAAAGCAAACTGGTGGCACTGATGAtgtacagcagcagcagcagatgcagTGGAAGAACCAACAGCTGCATCCACAATTAGATGTCAAAGGGATGCAGTATTCCTCTTCGTTGAGTGGTCAGAGATATCCTTCTCCAATGATGAACAATATGCAAGATTCAGGGGCTTCCTTCTATTTCAATCAACAGGGTTTGAGATACGTTGCTAAGCAAGAGCAGATGGATGGTTCTGATAGGTCCAAAGACGCCTTACAGTCTATGGCACCTGAAAGTTCTGTGCTGGATCAGCAGCAATCCCAGGCTCAACATTTGTCACAGCAATCAACTGCAAGAAACAATGCTCTGAACATGGCACAGTGGCAGAATACTCGTTTTTCAGCTGAGAAGGatttgaaaaaagaagaaattatCCAGAGAAGAAAGTTAGCTACTAGCTCCTGTGCCCCTTCTGGAACAATAGTTCAATCTCCAGTGTCCTCTAAATCTGGAGAGATATCAAGCAGTTCAATGGGTGGCCAGTTTGGTTCTGCTGTGACATCTGCTGTAATAGGGGTGCAGAAAGATAAGTTTGCTGCAAATTCCAGTGCTGCTGTTGGATACCCTTCTGTAGCTTCCAGCCCTAGTGATTCTATGCACCGGATACAGCAGCCTGCTGTTGCTCCttcaaagagaaaaacaagttcTGTGCCCAAAACTCAACCACCTGTGAGCGGTGTAGGGTCTCCAGCCAGTGTTTCAAACATACACCCTGTGCTGAATGCTAGCAGCCCATCAATTGGGACCACACCTACGGGAGACCAAGCGATCCTTGACAAATTCGCGAAAATTGATGCTCTTTCACATCG GTACCAGCTGCACAGTAAGAAGAACAAAGTTGATAAGATACCTCAAAGGAAACACAGGATCAATGCAAGCCAAGATGTTGCTAGTTGTCTCTCCAGTTGCTTCCATACGGAGGATTATATAGATACAATAAGACCTCTTTGTAACTCAATGATTAGTGGTACTATAAACACGTGCAAGACTAGAATAATAAACTTTGTGGGCACGAACCGCATGTATCAAG GTCATGCAAGGCCATTCCGGGTCATTTTCAAGGAAATGCCTGATGATTCTGTAAGAATGCAATACGGAGATCTAGAAGATTTTGATGGTCCGAATTCACATGATTGTGTATTCATATTACCAACGAAG TACTATGCCGACTTGCTTGGAGAGCAACTTCTTCCCCTG ATGTTGCAAGATGGGCATTCTAAGGCAGATGATCAAGTTGTGCGTGGCACCCCTCCTGGTAACCTCAGTACACTATCAGGAATTTTACCAGACAATTTAGCAAGTGACGTGAAGCAAGAGGGAGGTATAAGCCAACAACTTAATGTTGCAGCCCATGCAAACATGGCACCTGGAACACCAATGCAACAGCTTCCTGGCAATAGGATGCTTTCACCTGCAAATAACAACCAGGTCTTAGCAATGCAGCAAGGGTATGTGCAAGGGGCAACCATGCCTCCAAGGAGCCAGCAACTGGACCAAAATTTGGttcagcagccgccgccgcagcagcagcagcaagcgcagcagcagcaaaatGCCCaagcgcagcagcagcagcaaccatCATCTCTTCCACTCAACCAGATGCAGAGACCTCAGCTACTACCAACGAGCCCATTATCTCAGATGCTGGGTCCTGGCTCAAATCTTCCAATGGGTTCAAGCCAGATGGGTAACAATAAGGCTGCTCCTACTTCCTTGCAGCTTCAGATGCAACAGCAGCAACCTATGTCTAGGAAAGTGATGATGGGGCTTGGCTCAGCCATGAACGTGGGCAATATGGTTAACAATGTCGTTGGCCTAGGTGGTCTTGGAAACGTTATGGGAATGGGCAACGTGCGGCCAATATCCTCCCCAATGGGATCAATGTCAGGCTTAGGAAACAGTTCCAATCTGATGAACCTTGGAATGGCATCGAACCTTGCTGGACTTCGTCCAGGTATAAGCCACGCTGCTATTGCCAAGATGCGCTTGGCGCAGCAAAGGGCAGCAGGCATGTATCCCCAGGCTGGAATGGTTGGAATGCCTGGGAGCAGTTCTCCGATCATTCCTAGTTCTGCCGGCTTGTCCATGATGGGCCATCCGCTAAATAGAAGCAACCTCAGCACCCTGCAGAGGGCCATGATGTCTAACATGGCTCCTCCAAAGATGCCAGGAAGTAACTTTCAGCTTAACCCCCAACAGCAAATGCAGCTCCAGCAGCAGCTCCAACAGAacccgcagcagcagctccaacagcagcagcatcaacaacaactacagcagcagcagcaacaaatgCAACagctacagcagcagcagctgcaacaactacagcagcagcagcagcagcagcagcaacaacaacaacagatTGGGTCTCCATTACAGCAGGCGCAAGTGGGCTCACCTGCTGGCTCACAGCAGTCGTTGATGATGCAGCAGCAACAGATAAGCCCTCAGCAAATGGGTCAGCACACTGCGATGAGCCCCCAGTTGAACTCAGGAACTCTTCAGCAAATGAACAATAACTTGGCTAACCCTGCAGCCACACCAGGCCTGCCCCCAAGCCCGCAGCTGAGCTCACAGACCCATGGGTCGGTCAACAGCATCGCTAACTCTCCGATGGAGCAACTGCAAGGTGCCAATAAAGGAGGTCCCGCAAGCATGTAA